A single genomic interval of Arctopsyche grandis isolate Sample6627 chromosome 8, ASM5162203v2, whole genome shotgun sequence harbors:
- the B9d2 gene encoding B9 domain-containing protein 2: MAELHLIGEISGASGFGDNSLFCRYSIQGGPNWRVISGNTEGQTLADSPLYEGPAIWSHPIDVHFSSKGIQGWPKIQLQVYCLDYIGRYWIKGYAVVSVPCSPGLHTIETPCWAPASTSIYERVSQYFLGGGNQLLSPDVLYTGKDRYKLKTHSEGLVKLRLEVILKDFIKYGVEYK, translated from the exons ATGGCGGAGTTGCACTTGATAGGAGAGATCAGTGGAGCATCTGGTTTCGGTGATAATTCCCTGTTTTGCAGATATAGTATTCAAGGAG GTCCTAATTGGAGGGTAATATCAGGAAATACAGAGGGTCAAACTTTAGCAGACTCACCATTATACGAAGGTCCTGCCATTTGGTCACATCCGATAGATGTGCATTTTTCCAGCAAAGGCATACAAG gtTGGCCAAAAATACAGTTGCAAGTTTACTGTTTGGATTATATAGGCCGATATTGGATTAAGGGCTACGCTGTTGTCTCGGTTCCTTGCTCGCCGGGTCTGCACACCATTGAAACGCCGTGTTGGGCTCCAGCTTCCACATCTATTTATGAAAGAGTATCCCAGTATTTTTTAGGGGGAGGAAATCAACTGTTATCGCCAGATGTGTTGTATACTGGAAAAGATAG atataaattaaaaacgcaTTCGGAAGGTTTAGTGAAACTTCGGCTGGAAGTGATATTAAAAGACTTTATTAAATACGGtgtagaatataaataa